A window of the Emys orbicularis isolate rEmyOrb1 chromosome 1, rEmyOrb1.hap1, whole genome shotgun sequence genome harbors these coding sequences:
- the KICS2 gene encoding KICSTOR subunit 2, with protein sequence MGESIPLGAPVPLEQAVLETFFSHLGIFSYDKAKDNVEKEREANKSAGASWLSLLAGLAHLAAAEKAYHSMTFLGQKLGGQSFFSRKDSIRTIYTSLHNELKKVVATGRNALGGTAPHLEELLSHLSEQLCFFVQARMEIADFYEKMFTLSTQKFINSEELVNILESILKKYSSRFHHPILSPLESSFQLEVDVLAHLLKAQAQISEWKFLPSLVNLHSAHTKLQTWGQIFEKQRETKKHLFGGQSQKAVQPPHLFLWLLKLKNILLAKFSFYFHEALSRQTTASEMKTLTAKTNPDYFGKISSFIRKYDAVNVSLIFDNRGSESFQGHGYHHPHSYREAPKGVDQYPAVVSLPSDRPVMHWPNVIMIMTDRTADLNSLDKVVHFYDDKVQSTYFLTRPEPHFTIVVIFEAKKSERDSHFISFLNEISHSLKNSKAFAGLKPGSKG encoded by the exons ATGGGCGAGTCGATCCCGCTGGGCGCCCCGGTGCCGCTGGAGCAGGCCGTGCTGGAGACGTTCTTCTCCCACCTGGGCATCTTCTCGTACGACAAGGCCAAGGACAATGTGGAGAAGGAGCGGGAGGCCAACAAGAGCGCGGGAGCCAGCTGGCTCTCCCTGCTGGCCGGGCTGGCGCACCTGGCCGCCGCCGAGAAGGCCTATCACAGCATGACCTTCCTGGGCCAGAAGCTAG GTGGTCAGTCATTCTTCAGCCGAAAGGACTCCATCCGAACCATCTACACATCTCTGCACAATGAGCTGAAGAAGGTGGTGGCGACGGGTCGCAATGCACTAGGAGGAACAGCTCCTCACTTGGAAGAGCTGCTTTCTCACCTGTCTGAACAGCTCTGTTTTTTTGTTCAGGCTCGGATGGAAATTGCTGACTTCTATGAAAAAATGTTCACCCTCAGCACCCAAAAGTTCATTAACTCTGAGGAACTCGTAAACATTTTGGAATCCATCCTAAAGAAATACAGCTCAAG aTTTCACCATCCAATCCTCAGTCCTCTTGAAAGCAGCTTCCAGCTGGAAGTAGATGTGCTTGCACATCTTTTAAAGGCTCAGGCTCAGATCTCAGAGTGGAAGTTTCTCCCATCCCTAGTCAACTTGCACAGTGCTCATACAAAGCTGCAGACGTGGGGCCAAATTTTTGAGAAACAGCGAGAGACCAAGAAACATCTGTTTGGAGGGCAGTCTCAGAAGGCTGTACAACCACCACACCTTTTCCTCTGGTTGCTGAAACTCAAAAACATTCTCCTTGCCAAGTTTAGCTTTTACTTTCATGAGGCCCTCAGTCGACAAACAACTGCATCCGAAATGAAAACGTTGACTGCTAAAACTAACCCTGATTATTTTGGGAAAATTTCCAGCTTCATCAGGAAATATGACGCGGTTAATGTTTCTCTTATCTTTGACAACCGTGGGTCAGAGAGCTTCCAGGGACATGGCTACCATCATCCCCACTCTTACAGGGAAGCCCCAAAGGGGGTGGATCAATACCCAGCTGTGGTCTCTCTGCCCAGTGACAGGCCTGTAATGCACTGGCCCAATGTAATCATGATTATGACTGACAGAACCGCTGACCTCAACAGTTTGGACAAGGTTGTTCATTTCTATGATGACAAAGTCCAAAGCACGTACTTTCTGACACGCCCTGAACCTCATTTTACCATTGTAGTTATTTTTGAGGCTAAGAAATCAGAGAGGGACTCACATTTCATCTCTTTTCTCAATGAAATCTCACATTCCCTCAAGAACTCCAAAGCTTTTGCAGGCCTAAAGCCGGGATCCAAAGgataa